In Hippoglossus stenolepis isolate QCI-W04-F060 chromosome 13, HSTE1.2, whole genome shotgun sequence, a single genomic region encodes these proteins:
- the chpfa gene encoding chondroitin sulfate synthase 2 has product MRFSALMSVLRSVGPVIIGISLGFTLSLLSVNWTDEACRVDGTEAEDVTAAQDGQLKGARKPNSISSLSEGESEEQFEPRIVPYKQVQQGAPKKVFRARYISTELGMRERLFVGVLTSKNTINTMGVAVNRTISHHLDSVIFFTGMRNRKVPHGMFVVSHGDERLIWNMFQTIRYILDHYINEYDWFYFVQDDTYTEADRIKTLVDHLSMERELYMGSPEEFIGGEMEGKYCYGGFGYLLSRSLLLRLQPFLENCRNDILSARPDEWLGRCIIDYTSTNCVSEYEGRQYQHYELGKNSDPSKEQNEHFKNALTVHPVSDPEQMYRLHRYFTEIELQKTYDEIAKLQAEIKNVSVVAFDGNRSSQWPVGINPPFEPKSRFEVLKWEYFTEEEIYLCIDGSPKCELRGVDRMDVADVIDTAVGELNKKYKPVLHLKKQQLINGYRRFDPVRGMEYTLDLQLEVVNQKGHSRSITKRVHLVRPLSQIEIIPMPYVTEATRVHIIIPLTLKDQGFVQHFLEVFASNAFETSENAILTFLFIYDPVEAQQVNQNDIFASVKTQINTYERKYPTVKIPWISVKTETPSQIKFMDIISKKHPVDTLFFLAGVNTNINTEFLNRCRMNSINNWQVFFPIHFQDYNPDVAYHNQPHPATVDLIKDAGHFDRLSFEESCFYNSDYMSTRTRMVSDVQENEEILETTDIYDMFVKYSGLHVFRAVEPALHQQYRYQTCNPRLSEDIYHRCVQSNLEGLGSRSQLAMLLFEQEQGNST; this is encoded by the exons ATGAGGTTTTCGGCGTTGATGTCGGTGCTGCGGTCTGTCGGCCCGGTGATCATCGGCATCTCTCTGGGGTTCACGTTGAGTCTGCTGAGCGTGAACTGGACGGACGAAGCGTGTCGCGTGGACGGGACGGAGGCGGAGGACGTGACCGCGGCGCAGGACGGACAACTCAAAGGAGCCCGGAAGCCCAACTCCATCTCCAGCCTCAGCGAGGGGGAGTCCGAGGAGCAGTTCGAACCCAGGATCGTCCCTTATAAACAAGTCCAGCAGGGCGCCCCCAAGAAAGTgttcag GGCGAGGTACATAAGCACAGAGTTGGGGATGCGTGAGCGTCTGTTTGTCGGGGTCCTGACATCCAAAAACACCATCAACACCATGGGCGTAGCCGTCAATCGCACCATCAGCCATCACCTGGACTCTGTCATCTTCTTCACCGGCATGCGCAACCGCAAAGTTCCCCACGGCATGTTTGTGGTTTCTCATGGAGACGAGAGACTGATCTGGAACATGTTTCAGACCATCAGATATATTTTAGACCACTACATCAATGAATACGACTGGTTTTACTTCGTCCAAGACGACACCTACACGGAGGCTGACAGGATCAAGACCCTGGTTGATCACCTGAGTATGGAGAGGGAGCTTTACATGGGCAGTCCTGAGGAGTTCATCGGTGGGGAGATGGAAGGGAAGTATTGCTACGGGGGGTTTGGGTACCTCCTGTCGCGTTCCTTGCTCCTGCGGCTCCAGCCCTTCTTGGAAAACTGTAGGAACGATATCCTGAGCGCCAGGCCTGACGAGTGGCTCGGGAGATGCATCATCGATTACACCAGCACAAACTGTGTCAGTGAATATGAG GGGCGTCAGTACCAACACTACGAGTTGGGAAAAAACTCTGATCCAAGTAAAGAGCAGAACGAACATTTCAAGAACGCTCTGACCGTCCATCCAGTTTCTGACCCTGAACAGATGTACCGGCTGCATAGATACTTCACTGAGATTGAACTGCAGAAGACTTACGATGAGATTGCTAAACTGCAG GCCGAAATAAAGAACGTGAGTGTTGTTGCTTTTGATGGCAACCGAAGCTCCCAGTGGCCAGTGGGGATCAATCCACCTTTTGAGCCCAAATCCCGGTTTGAAGTGTTGAAGTGGGAATACTTTACAGAGGAGGAGATATATTTGTGCATTGATGGCTCTCCCAAGTGTGAGCTGCGTGGCGTTGACCGCATGGATGTGGCTGATGTCATTGACACGGCCGTAGGAGAGCTGAACAAGAAGTACAAGCCTGTTTTACAcctgaagaagcagcagctaaTTAACGGCTACAGGCGCTTCGACCCCGTCCGGGGCATGGAGTACACCTTGGACCTTCAGCTGGAGGTTGTAAACCAGAAAGGTCACAGCCGTTCTATCACTAAGAGGGTTCATCTGGTGCGACCTTTAAGCCAAATAGAGATAATTCCCATGCCCTATGTCACTGAAGCCACAAGAGTTCACATCATAATACCTCTTACTCTGAAGGACCAGGGCTTTGTCCAGCATTTCCTTGAAGTCTTTGCCTCAAATGCCTTTGAGACAAGTGAAAATGCTATCCTAacattcttatttatttatgacccAGTGGAGGCGCAACAGGTGAATCAGAATGATATATTTGCTAGTGTAAAGACTCAGATTAATACTTATGAGCGCAAATATCCCACAGTGAAAATACCATGGATAAGTGTCAAGACGGAAACACCATCCCAGATCAAGTTCATGGACATCATCTCCAAGAAGCACCCAGTTGACACGCTGTTCTTCTTGGCTGGCGTCAACACAAATATCAATACTGAATTTCTGAACCGCTGTCGCATGAATTCCATAAACAACTGGCAGGTGTTCTTCCCCATCCATTTCCAGGACTACAATCCAGACGTGGCCTATCACAACCAACCGCATCCGGCCACAGTCGATCTGATCAAGGACGCGGGCCACTTCGACCGCCTGTCATTTGAAGAATCCTGTTTTTACAACTCCGACTACATGTCAACGCGCACACGAATGGTGTCGGACGTCCAGGAGAATGAGGAGATTCTAGAGACAACGGACATCTACGACATGTTCGTGAAGTACTCGGGTCTGCACGTATTCAGGGCAGTAGAGCCAGCATTGCACCAGCAGTACCGCTACCAAACTTGCAACCCGAGACTCAGCGAGGACATCTATCACAGATGTGTTCAGAGTAACTTGGAAGGTCTCGGCTCTCGCTCGCAGCTCGCCATGCTGCTGTTTGAGCAAGAACAAGGAAACAGCACTTGA